Proteins encoded by one window of Carassius auratus strain Wakin chromosome 24, ASM336829v1, whole genome shotgun sequence:
- the LOC113042770 gene encoding growth hormone secretagogue receptor type 1, with protein sequence MTNWTNVSNCPFSITLCAEDIMDSNSTAEDLEYPVHLFPVPILTGITVTCSFLFLVGIAGNLLTILVVTKYKDMRTTTNLYLCSMALSDLLIFLCMPLDLYRVWRYRPWNFGDELCKLFQFVSESCTYSTILNITALSVERYFAICFPFRAKVVVTRGRVKGVIFLLWTVALCSAGPIFILVGVEHENGTNPWETNECKATEYAIRSGLLTMMVWVSSVFFFLPVLCLTVLYSLIGRRLWRRKENPVGPISSREKNNKQTVKMLAVVVLAFVLCWLPFHVGRYLFSKSSEANSPLISQISEYCNLVSFVLFYLSAAINPILYNLMSKKYRSAACKLFGVKRAPGRSVQSIVKNAESFSVWNEYSWST encoded by the exons ATGACTAATTGGACAAACGTGTCCAACTGCCCGTTCAGCATCACTTTATGCGCTGAGGACATTATGGATAGTAATTCAACTGCTGAGGACTTAGAGTACCCGGTCCATCTGTTCCCAGTCCCTATCTTGACTGGCATCACAGTGACATGCTCTTTCCTGTTCCTCGTCGGAATTGCCGGGAACCTGTTGACCATCCTGGTGGTCACCAAATACAAAGACATGCGAACCACCACCAACCTTTACCTCTGCAGCATGGCACTCTCAGACCTGCTGATTTTCCTCTGCATGCCCCTCGACCTGTACCGGGTCTGGCGGTACCGACCGTGGAACTTCGGCGACGAGCTCTGCAAACTCTTTCAGTTCGTGAGCGAAAGCTGCACGTACTCCACCATCCTCAACATCACCGCGCTCAGCGTGGAGAGATACTTCGCCATCTGTTTTCCCTTCAGGGCAAAAGTCGTCGTCACGCGGGGTCGGGTAAAAGGGGTGATTTTCCTCCTCTGGACTGTGGCTCTGTGCAGCGCGGGACCCATATTCATTCTGGTTGGGGTCGAGCACGAGAACGGCACGAACCCCTGGGAGACCAATGAGTGTAAAGCCACCGAATACGCCATCCGCTCCGGACTGCTTACTATGATGGTGTGGGTCTCCAGCGTGTTCTTCTTCCTCCCGGTGCTCTGTTTGACTGTGTTATACAGCCTCATAGGCAGAAGACTGTGGAGAAGAAAGGAGAATCCTGTCGGACCCATTTCTAGTCGGGAAAAGAACAATAAACAAACGGTCAAAATGCTGG cTGTGGTGGTTCTGGCGTTTGTTCTCTGCTGGCTGCCGTTCCACGTGGGTCGTTATCTCTTCTCCAAGTCATCCGAGGCCAATTCTCCTCTCATCTCCCAAATCAGCGAATACTGCAACCTGGTCTCATTCGTGCTGTTTTACCTCAGCGCCGCGATCAACCCCATCCTCTACAACCTCATGTCAAAGAAGTACAGGAGCGCGGCGTGCAAACTGTTCGGAGTGAAGCGCGCTCCCGGACGATCGGTGCAGAGCATCGTGAAGAACGCCGAGAGCTTTTCGGTGTGGAACGAATACAGCTGGAGCACGTGA